Proteins encoded in a region of the Paenibacillus pedocola genome:
- a CDS encoding aldo/keto reductase, which produces MNRRPYGNTGKSVSEIGFGAWQLGKSQDWEAMSETTAIELVHEALERGMNFFDTAPNYGLGTSEERLGKALAGKRSSAVLNTKFGHAADGRTNYSADQIIRSVEGSLHRLQTDYVDSVLIHNPPFDMLDGKYGHYEELEKLKAAGKILTYGVSVDSVPEMLEVINHTKIGVMEVMFNIFYQETAEAFKLAQENNIALIIKVPLDSGWLSGKYNSQSTFSGVRSRWSPDIIRKRSALLERIRFITNEETTMTMAALRFILAYPEVTTVIPGVRNSTQLAENIAASDGAMPQEQVKKLQELWEQEIRGLELGW; this is translated from the coding sequence ATGAATAGAAGACCGTATGGTAATACAGGGAAATCCGTATCCGAGATCGGATTCGGTGCATGGCAGCTCGGCAAAAGTCAGGATTGGGAGGCTATGTCTGAGACTACAGCCATCGAACTGGTCCATGAGGCGCTTGAGCGCGGGATGAACTTTTTTGACACCGCTCCCAATTATGGCCTGGGTACAAGCGAAGAGCGGCTCGGCAAAGCCCTGGCTGGTAAACGCAGCAGCGCTGTCCTTAACACGAAATTCGGCCATGCGGCGGACGGCCGTACGAATTACAGTGCAGATCAGATTATCAGGTCCGTTGAAGGCAGCCTGCACCGTTTGCAGACCGACTATGTGGATTCCGTGCTGATTCATAATCCGCCGTTCGACATGCTGGACGGGAAATACGGGCACTATGAAGAACTAGAAAAGCTCAAGGCCGCCGGCAAAATCCTTACTTACGGCGTTTCAGTCGATTCTGTCCCGGAAATGCTGGAGGTCATCAACCATACCAAGATCGGCGTAATGGAAGTAATGTTCAATATTTTTTATCAGGAAACGGCCGAAGCCTTCAAGCTCGCCCAAGAGAATAATATCGCCCTAATCATCAAAGTCCCGCTGGACTCCGGCTGGCTCTCCGGCAAATACAACAGTCAGAGCACTTTTTCGGGAGTCCGCAGCCGCTGGTCACCAGATATTATCCGCAAGCGTTCAGCACTGCTGGAGCGGATCAGGTTCATCACCAATGAAGAGACAACGATGACGATGGCGGCGCTGAGATTCATTCTTGCCTACCCGGAAGTGACGACCGTAATCCCAGGGGTCAGAAACAGCACTCAACTGGCTGAGAATATCGCAGCCAGTGATGGGGCGATGCCGCAGGAGCAGGTGAAGAAGCTCCAAGAGCTGTGGGAGCAGGAGATCCGGGGGCTGGAGCTGGGGTGGTGA